A window of the Carassius gibelio isolate Cgi1373 ecotype wild population from Czech Republic chromosome B16, carGib1.2-hapl.c, whole genome shotgun sequence genome harbors these coding sequences:
- the LOC127974376 gene encoding C-C chemokine receptor type 5 — protein MNRTPALCPRTMMVTNSPLYHHILSSENGTLDDEPDTDTPYDYYDYYAGYVDLSGFSCVYEDHGASILPVLYSLFFVMGLLSNTMVIWVVLMGVKLRSMTDICLLNLALADMLLVCSLPFLAHYARDQWIFGDVMCTMVLSVYHIGFYSGIFFIVLMSVDQYLAVVHAVFALRVRTRTYGISASVVTWIVAVSASFPELMHLKTTENNQKKYCISCPTNDQNSYLSSRTFGILKMNVLGLILPLIVIGFCYSMILKRLLTAHSTRRQSMLLVIMVMVVFLCCWAPYNITAFVKALELNELITQSCDRSKAINLSLQITEALAYSHSCLNPIFYVFVREKFRRHLFKLLYRTPWTRLPFVKKYITQATVSVYSHGTNDERTSTTV, from the exons ATGAACAGGACCCCTGCACTCTGTCCACGGACAATGATGGTAACCAATAGTCCTCTTTATCATCATATCTTATCCAG TGAAAATGGGACATTGGATGATGAGCCGGATACTGATACACCATATGACTATTATGACTACTACGCTGGATATGTCGATTTGTCTGGATTTTCCTGTGTTTATGAAGATCATGGAGCTAGCATTCTTCCTGTGCTATACTCCCTGTTTTTTGTGATGGGCCTTCTGAGTAACAcaatggtgatctgggtggtatTGATGGGTGTGAAGCTGAGAAGTATGACTGACATCTGTCTTCTGAACCTGGCTTTAGCTGACATGCTCTTGGTCTGCTCCCTCCCCTTCCTGGCACACTATGCCAGAGACCAGTGGATTTTTGGAGATGTTATGTGCACTATGGTCCTCAGTGTCTACCACATTGGATTCTATAGTGGAATATTCTTTATCGTACTGATGAGTGTTGATCAGTACTTAGCTGTAGTTCATGCTGTGTTTGCCCTGAGAGTCAGAACAAGGACATATGGGATCTCAGCAAGTGTGGTCACATGGATTGTTGCTGTTTCTGCATCCTTTCCCGAATTGATGCACCTAAAAACCAcagaaaacaatcaaaaaaaatattgcatatcTTGCCCAACAAATGATCAAAATTCTTACCTTTCTTCAAGGACTTTTGGTATCTTGAAAATGAATGTCTTGGGTTTAATTCTACCTCTTATTGTGATTGGATTTTGTTACTCAATGATTTTAAAGAGACTCTTGACAGCTCATTCTACCAGGAGGCAGTCCATGCTCCTTGTCATCATGGTGATGGTGGTCTTCTTATGCTGTTGGGCTCCATACAATATCACAGCTTTTGTGAAAGCCTTAGAACTGAATGAGCTCATAACTCAATCTTGTGACAGGAGTAAGGCAATCAATCTAAGTCTGCAAATTACAGAAGCTTTGGCTTATTCACACAGTTGCCTAAACcccattttttatgtgtttgtgagagagaaattTAGAAGGCATCTTTTCAAACTCCTGTACAGGACACCTTGGACTAGACTACCATTTGTAAAGAAATACATTACACAGGCCACTGTATCTGTTTATTCACATGGCACCAATGATGAGAGAACTAGTACAAcagtttaa